The following are from one region of the Coffea eugenioides isolate CCC68of chromosome 2, Ceug_1.0, whole genome shotgun sequence genome:
- the LOC113762979 gene encoding probable membrane-associated kinase regulator 2, protein MEPFSLLKFWRSAGTDLNSDLDSLSSNKKTNVDVRNRAPETDDQEESDEYDDISDNDDRDSQSDSFFDLVFTAPDCYNKQAIANDANCTLPHDSSKGDRHEGSIHSLIELESPLKSKVFPVDVVDPNSKPHSPISLLKSAPKFRVLLLGFRKSKSDKPQSNPASSEPKRRQFHKPAQNTNRESKRLAAVKYKVEQVPIGSLFSRDNSLRSKLQRERTFDFSIDDSSKPMPKDVPMYLKLIRPLYIRASKRYSDKMRFPWEHQSSRVSPMSSPAGESRRGVDRGGGGFRAVSKHLGRSRSAASSTAGMTASPANRRDDSLLLHNDGIQSAILHCKRSYNSPAKECSGELRLCQGKSTNLSSEQRNRCSSI, encoded by the exons ATGGAACCGTTTAGCTTACTCAAGTTCTGGCGTAGCGCCGGGACTGACCTCAACTCCGACCTCGATTCCTTGAGCAGCAACAAGAAGACTAACGTGGACGTCCGGAATCGAGCCCCCGAGACTGATGATCAGGAAGAGAGCGACGAGTACGACGACATCAGCGACAACGACGACCGAGATTCACAATCAGATTCTTTCTTCGATTTGGTCTTCACAGCTCCCGATTGCTACAATAAACAAGCTATAGCAAACGACGCTAACTGCACTCTCCCCCACGATTCTTCCAAAGGCGACCGCCACGAGGGCAGCATTCATAGCTTAATAGAGCTGGAGTCTCCCCTGAAATCGAAAGTCTTTCCAGTGGACGTAGTCGACCCCAACTCCAAGCCTCACTCTCCAATCTCATTGCTGAAATCCGCACCCAAGTTCAGAGTCTTGTTGCTAGGCTTTAGGAAGTCTAAATCAGACAAGCCCCAATCTAACCCAGCTTCTTCGGAACCCAAACGTCGTCAGTTCCATAAACCAGCACAGAATACTAATCGAGAGAGCAAGCGTTTGGCCGCCGTCAAGTACAAAGTAGAACAAGTTCCGATCGGATCATTGTTCTCCCGAGACAACAGCTTGAGAAGTAAGCTGCAGCGGGAGCGCACCTTTGATTTTTCCATAGACGACTCCTCCAAGCCGATGCCCAAAGACGTCCCAATGTACTTGAAGCTGATCAGGCCGCTGTACATCAGAGCTTCGAAGCGGTACAGCGACAAAATGAGGTTCCCTTGGGAACATCAGTCATCGAGGGTTTCTCCGATGTCATCTCCGGCGGGGGAATCGAGGCGAGGGGTAGATCGCGGCGGAGGAGGCTTTAGAGCAGTGAGCAAGCACCTGGGGAGGAGTCGATCGGCTGCGTCGTCGACGGCAGGCATGACGGCGTCGCCGGCCAACAGGAGAGATGATTCGCTGTTGCTGCACAATGACGGAATCCAAAGTGCTATTCTTCATTGCAAGAGATCGTACAACTCACCAGCTAAAg AATGTTCGGGTGAATTGCGCTTATGTCAGGGGAAATCAACGAATTTATCCAGTGAACAACGGAACCGGTGCAGCAGCATTTGA